The genomic region ATAGCTGTATTCCTGGGTGGAGGTATCGGCAGTCTCTGTCGATTCCTAGTCTCTCTAGGTGTATTGCGACTGAGTCCATCGGCTTTTCCCTGGGGTACACTCACAGCCAATGTGCTGAGCTGTGTCATCATGGCGGGCGGACTGTATTATTTTGCAGATAAACTTCCTGAAGGATCATGGCAACGACTATTCATCGTAGTGGGTCTGTGTGGAGGTTTTAGTACATTTTCTACATTCTCTTTGGAGAATTTTCTACTGATCAAACAAGGGAATTTCGGCTTCTTGATTCTCAATATCCTACTGAGCATCCTATTGTGCTTGATGGTCTTTTGGGCCATGGAGAGGGCAGAAGGTGTTGGTTCTTAAAGGTTTATAAAAGGAAAGGCCCCCAATAAAGGAGGCCTCTCTCTAACCAAAACCAAACAACCAATTAGACGCTGGCTTGCCGCGGAACGCGACAATGGTTCGCCAGCGTTCAGTAGTTATGCAAAAGCCTTGCCAAACTCAAACTCCTGCCATCCATCTTTTCATCTTCGAAAGGAGCAGGTACATGGCCGGTACGATGACCAGCGTGAGGAAGGTCGCAAAGGTCAATCCGAAGATGATCGTCCAACTCATAGGTCCCCAGAAGACCACATTGTCTCCACCCATATAGATGTTGGGGTCCAGGTGCGTGAGCAAGCGGGCAAAATCAATATTCAATCCCACGGCCAATGGGATGAGTCCCAGTACGGTGGTGATAGCGGTCAAGAGTACTGGGCGGAGTCTTTTCTTTCCTCCTTCTACCACCGCTTCGAACATCTGTTCTTCATTCAATTTATCCTCGGGTGCCATTCCCAGACGCTCCTTCATACGCGATTCTATG from Flavobacteriales bacterium harbors:
- the crcB gene encoding fluoride efflux transporter CrcB — its product is MSLQAIIAVFLGGGIGSLCRFLVSLGVLRLSPSAFPWGTLTANVLSCVIMAGGLYYFADKLPEGSWQRLFIVVGLCGGFSTFSTFSLENFLLIKQGNFGFLILNILLSILLCLMVFWAMERAEGVGS